From a single Falco peregrinus isolate bFalPer1 chromosome 10, bFalPer1.pri, whole genome shotgun sequence genomic region:
- the SNX7 gene encoding sorting nexin-7 isoform X3 — protein sequence MEAEGRVPGPPLPPPSPGSGGGAGARADAPAGAPGAARGPPLAAAEVLSLDDEEDDLEVFSKDTSLAEVNLFSPSMPISPSSMINQYKIEDEPELRDLFITVDDPESHITTIETFITYRVVTKTSRGEFDTSEYEVRRRYQDFLWLKSKLEEAHPTLIIPELSSHKKQGPSLLSRMGQTVRAVASSVRGGVKNRPEMFTEMNNYMETFSQKINVLDKIAHRIYKEEREYFNEMKEYGPIHTLWSASEEDIADSLKGVASCIDKCCKATEKRMAGLSENLLPILHEYVLYSEILMGVLKRRDQIQGELDSKVDALANKKTEKDLFSEEIGKLEDKVECANNALKADWDRWKQNMQCDMRSTFTNVAENNLRYYEECLATWESFLASQTVDLHAEADSEDRP from the exons ATGGAGGCCGAGGGCCGGGTACCGgggccgccgctccccccgcctTCCCCCGGCAGcgggggaggggctggggcccGGGCCGATGCCCCCGCGGGtgcccccggcgcggcccgggggccgccgctcgccgccgccGAGGTGCTGTCGTTGGACGACGAGGAGGACGACCTGGAGGTGTTCAGCAAG GATACATCACTGGCTGAGGTAAACTTATTCAGTCCTTCAATGCCAATATCCCCCTCATCAATGATAAACCAGTATAAAATTGAAGATGAACCAGAATTAAGAGACCTCTTCATTACAGTTGATGATCCTGAAAGCCACATTACAACCATTGAAACATTTATTACATACAGAGTAGTCACAAAG ACATCCCGTGGTGAATTTGACACCAGCGAATATGAAGTTCGAAGACGGTATCAGGATTTCCTTTGGTTGAAGAGCAAACTTGAAGAAGCACATCCAACACTGATTATTCCT GAACTCTCCTCACACAAGAAGCAAGGTCCCAGTTTGCTGAGCAGGATGGGACAGACCGTCAGAGCTGTAGCATCCTCAGTAAGAGGAGGAGTGAAAAATCGTCCTGAAATGTTTACAGAAATGAACAACTACATGGAAACATTtagtcagaaaataaatgtactaGACAAAATAGCTCATAGAATTTACAAAGAAGAAAGGG agtattttaatgaaatgaagGAGTACGGCCCCATCCACACACTCTGGTCAGCATCAGAAGAAGATATAGCAGACTCCCTAAAAGGTGTTGCCAGCTGCATCGACAAGTGTTGCAAGGCTACGGAGAAGCGAATGGCAGGGCTCTCGGAAAACCTGCTGCCAATTTTACATGAATACGTTCTCTACAGTGAAATTCTGATG GGTGTTTTGAAAAGGAGAGACCAAATTCAAGGCGAGCTTGACTCCAAAGTTGATGCTTTAGCcaataaaaagacagaaaaggatcTG TTCTCAGAAGAGATTGGGAAACTTGAAGACAAAGTCGAATGTGCCAATAATGCTCTGAAAGCAGATTGGGACAGGTGGAAGCAGAACATGCAGTGTGATATGAGATCAACGTTCACTAATGTGGCTGAGAACAATCTCCGTTATTATGAAGAG
- the SNX7 gene encoding sorting nexin-7 isoform X2, giving the protein MEAEGRVPGPPLPPPSPGSGGGAGARADAPAGAPGAARGPPLAAAEVLSLDDEEDDLEVFSKDTSLAEVNLFSPSMPISPSSMINQYKIEDEPELRDLFITVDDPESHITTIETFITYRVVTKTSRGEFDTSEYEVRRRYQDFLWLKSKLEEAHPTLIIPPLPEKFIMKGMVERFSDEFIETRRKALHKFLNRIADHPTLTFNEDFKVFLTAQAWELSSHKKQGPSLLSRMGQTVRAVASSVRGGVKNRPEMFTEMNNYMETFSQKINVLDKIAHRIYKEEREYFNEMKEYGPIHTLWSASEEDIADSLKGVASCIDKCCKATEKRMAGLSENLLPILHEYVLYSEILMGVLKRRDQIQGELDSKVDALANKKTEKDLFSEEIGKLEDKVECANNALKADWDRWKQNMQCDMRSTFTNVAENNLRYYEECLATWESFLASQTVDLHAEADSEDRP; this is encoded by the exons ATGGAGGCCGAGGGCCGGGTACCGgggccgccgctccccccgcctTCCCCCGGCAGcgggggaggggctggggcccGGGCCGATGCCCCCGCGGGtgcccccggcgcggcccgggggccgccgctcgccgccgccGAGGTGCTGTCGTTGGACGACGAGGAGGACGACCTGGAGGTGTTCAGCAAG GATACATCACTGGCTGAGGTAAACTTATTCAGTCCTTCAATGCCAATATCCCCCTCATCAATGATAAACCAGTATAAAATTGAAGATGAACCAGAATTAAGAGACCTCTTCATTACAGTTGATGATCCTGAAAGCCACATTACAACCATTGAAACATTTATTACATACAGAGTAGTCACAAAG ACATCCCGTGGTGAATTTGACACCAGCGAATATGAAGTTCGAAGACGGTATCAGGATTTCCTTTGGTTGAAGAGCAAACTTGAAGAAGCACATCCAACACTGATTATTCCT ccATTACCTGAAAAATTCATAATGAAAGGAATGGTGGAACGATTTAGTGATGAATTCATTGAGACTCGAAGAAAAGCTTTACATAAATTTTTGAACCGTATTGCTGATCATCCAACTTTAACTTTTAATGAAGACTTCAAAGTTTTTCTTACTGCGCAGGCTTgg GAACTCTCCTCACACAAGAAGCAAGGTCCCAGTTTGCTGAGCAGGATGGGACAGACCGTCAGAGCTGTAGCATCCTCAGTAAGAGGAGGAGTGAAAAATCGTCCTGAAATGTTTACAGAAATGAACAACTACATGGAAACATTtagtcagaaaataaatgtactaGACAAAATAGCTCATAGAATTTACAAAGAAGAAAGGG agtattttaatgaaatgaagGAGTACGGCCCCATCCACACACTCTGGTCAGCATCAGAAGAAGATATAGCAGACTCCCTAAAAGGTGTTGCCAGCTGCATCGACAAGTGTTGCAAGGCTACGGAGAAGCGAATGGCAGGGCTCTCGGAAAACCTGCTGCCAATTTTACATGAATACGTTCTCTACAGTGAAATTCTGATG GGTGTTTTGAAAAGGAGAGACCAAATTCAAGGCGAGCTTGACTCCAAAGTTGATGCTTTAGCcaataaaaagacagaaaaggatcTG TTCTCAGAAGAGATTGGGAAACTTGAAGACAAAGTCGAATGTGCCAATAATGCTCTGAAAGCAGATTGGGACAGGTGGAAGCAGAACATGCAGTGTGATATGAGATCAACGTTCACTAATGTGGCTGAGAACAATCTCCGTTATTATGAAGAG
- the SNX7 gene encoding sorting nexin-7 isoform X1 — protein MKGFSKPLDHGVCLFQFDSKGTRAHTDDLVSARDCSSRPGEPRPRRPGPGPAGGAGRRTRGPQRPPPPPYRPSRRCNGRHCPLRRAQRWLLQAPSARLPAPSAAVPGLHVGCPSARAFPEAVSARPHTPVSDLSATAGRGDTAAAPSRGAPSPRPRRPRGRAGTPGRTSSPPSAGDRSPGTPVPSGARCASEDAARRCLGCPPPRGTAHAVPSARAGRSGDPRGRLPEGSSPGPASSSPGGGAGSWRHVSAPRRLCGRWEPPPAPGGLRCQAAAPPPPEGQARPGPAPLPTSSRPGRAALPPTFPLLRTGRAPRAGPGRAGAGGGPRAGAGDRRAANCGPPGSGSGGAAARARREGWRPRAGYRGRRSPRLPPAAGEGLGPGPMPPRVPPARPGGRRSPPPRCCRWTTRRTTWRCSASDDIRLISHKLQEPLEVNLKDHEDEEGETDACLKLACIHSCADERWSCITAELNTCLFYGLLLLVLCFTNYIFISPSIKIYFKKPACIEQFLVAT, from the exons ATGAAAGGCTTTTCAAAACCGCTGGATCACGGGGTTTGCCTTTTCCAATTTGACAGCAAGGGGACCAGGGCACACACGGATGACCTTGTGTCCGCCCGCGACTGCTCAAGCCGACCTGGGGAACCGCgtccccgccggcccggcccaggCCCCGCAGGTGGCGCCGGGAGGCGCACACGGGGGCCAcagcggccgcccccgccgccttACCGGCCGTCCCGGCGCTGCAACGGGCGGCACTGCCCGCTACGCCGCGCTCAGCGCTGGCTGCTTCAGGCCCCCTCGGCTCGCCTGCCTGCACCCTCGGCGGCTGTACCGGGCTTACACGTCGGGTGCCCCTCCGCCCGCGCCTTCCCAGAGGCGGTGTCCGCTCGTCCTCACACGCCGGTCTCTGACCTCAGCGCGACCGCTGGCCGCGGTGACACAGCTGCCGCCCCGAGCAGGGGGGCACCCAGCCCCCGGCCGCGcaggccgcggggccgggccgggacGCCCGGCAGGACGAGCTCGCCCCCCTCGGCGGGGGACCGAAGCCCCGGCACGCCCGTCCCGTCGGGCGCCCGCTGCGCCTCCGAGGACGCGGCTCGGCGGTGCCtcggctgccccccgccccgcggcacGGCACACGCCGTTCCCAGCGCCCGGGCCGGCCGCAGCGGCGATCCCCGCGGGCGGCTCCCCGAGGgcagcagccccggcccggccagcagcagccccggcggcggcgcggggagcTGGCGGCACGTGAGCGCCCCACGCCGCCTCTGTGGGCGCTGggagccgcccccggccccgggcggcCTCCGCTGCCAGGCCGCGGCCCCGCCACCCCCGGAGGGGCAGGCCCGTCCCGGCCCGGCTCCGCTTCCCACTTCCTCCCGGCCCGGCAGGGCGGCCCTCCCGCCGACGTTTCCACTCCTGCGCACTGGCCgcgccccccgggccgggccgggccgggccggggccgggggcgggccgcgggcgggggcgggggacCGGCGGGCGGCCAATTGCGGTCCCCCGGGGAGCGGCTCtggcggggccgccgcccgcgcTCGCAGGGAAGGATGGAGGCCGAGGGCCGGGTACCGgggccgccgctccccccgcctTCCCCCGGCAGcgggggaggggctggggcccGGGCCGATGCCCCCGCGGGtgcccccggcgcggcccgggggccgccgctcgccgccgccGAGGTGCTGTCGTTGGACGACGAGGAGGACGACCTGGAGGTGTTCAGCAAG tgatgaCATCAGACTTATATCACATAAACTTCAAGAACCACTGGAAGTAAACCTGAAAGATCATGAGGATGAAGAAGGAGAAACAGATGCTTGTTTGAAACTCGCATGCATTCATTCATGTGCAGATGAACGCTGGAGCTGTATTACAGCGGAACTGAACACCTGCTTATTCTATGGACTGTTATTGCTCGTGTTGTGTTTCACAAACTACATATTCATAAGCCCTtccataaaaatatactttaagaAACCAGCCTGTATAGAACAATTTTTAGTAGCAACCTAG